A region of Domibacillus sp. DTU_2020_1001157_1_SI_ALB_TIR_016 DNA encodes the following proteins:
- a CDS encoding MerR family transcriptional regulator, which yields MYTVKEAARLLDLTEHSVRYYTDKGLVPSVQRDKNNIRLFDDESINWLRGVKNLRQAGMSVEAVKAYIDLCLEGDATIPQRYEIILEQKAVALAQLEEAKRIAKFMEDKASHYLDIINQVVSDDMNPGKWTKNKTNIPHETLHS from the coding sequence ATGTATACTGTGAAAGAAGCGGCCAGGCTGCTTGATCTGACCGAACACTCCGTTCGCTATTACACAGATAAGGGATTAGTTCCAAGTGTACAGCGGGACAAAAACAATATTCGTCTTTTTGATGACGAATCCATCAATTGGCTTAGGGGTGTAAAAAATCTGAGACAGGCTGGTATGTCAGTTGAAGCCGTTAAAGCCTATATAGATTTGTGTTTGGAAGGAGACGCTACCATTCCGCAACGCTACGAAATCATTTTGGAACAAAAAGCCGTTGCCCTGGCTCAGTTGGAGGAAGCTAAACGAATAGCCAAATTTATGGAAGACAAAGCAAGCCACTATCTTGACATTATCAATCAAGTGGTTTCGGATGACATGAATCCTGGGAAGTGGACAAAAAACAAAACCAATATCCCCCACGAAACACTGCATTCATAA
- a CDS encoding TetR/AcrR family transcriptional regulator, with amino-acid sequence MTIEKNTSSQRKNRTKEHLKQALTELIKEKGYHSVTVKNIVDYASYNRSTFYVHYPDKIELAEDLLVSMLQGLEASVGRPYVPGHKIYTANLNAPSFNMVSYIYKNRNFFELINYDDTLPGLHTGFPQTIQKIYKEQFIFETINNIPVSMDYFKRYTAYGFYGLLQNWISNGFKETQEEFIQEVIDLTKTHIYSLEYIGHN; translated from the coding sequence ATGACTATTGAAAAAAACACGTCATCTCAACGAAAAAATCGGACAAAAGAACATTTAAAGCAAGCATTAACCGAACTTATAAAAGAGAAAGGTTACCACTCTGTTACTGTTAAAAACATTGTCGACTATGCCTCTTATAATCGCAGCACCTTTTATGTGCATTACCCAGATAAAATTGAACTAGCTGAAGACCTGCTTGTTTCCATGCTTCAAGGATTAGAAGCCTCAGTAGGCAGACCCTATGTACCCGGTCACAAAATTTATACAGCTAATCTAAACGCCCCCTCTTTTAATATGGTTTCTTATATTTATAAAAACCGGAATTTTTTCGAACTGATTAACTATGATGATACGTTGCCAGGCTTGCACACGGGGTTCCCTCAAACAATTCAAAAAATCTACAAAGAACAATTTATTTTTGAAACAATTAACAACATTCCAGTCAGTATGGATTATTTTAAACGTTATACAGCCTATGGCTTTTACGGACTTCTTCAAAATTGGATAAGCAACGGCTTTAAGGAAACCCAGGAGGAATTTATCCAAGAAGTCATTGATTTAACCAAAACACATATTTACTCACTTGAGTATATTGGACATAACTAA
- a CDS encoding DeoR family transcriptional regulator, with protein sequence MLPQDRQSEIMKQLHGFKTVKISELSKGLNVTRETIRKDLYKMEEKGLVRKVHGGAILNKANL encoded by the coding sequence ATGCTTCCACAAGATAGACAAAGTGAGATCATGAAACAATTACATGGATTTAAGACAGTCAAAATTTCAGAACTCAGCAAAGGGTTAAATGTAACAAGAGAAACAATACGAAAAGATTTATATAAAATGGAGGAAAAAGGACTTGTTCGTAAAGTTCATGGTGGGGCAATTTTAAATAAAGCAAACTTGTAA
- a CDS encoding SDR family NAD(P)-dependent oxidoreductase, with translation MRKLQDKVAMITGGVSGIGAATARLFVSEGAKVVLVDLNEDKGKTFEEELKALNNEVLFIKANITSEEEVANVFKQTVEAFGKVDVVFNNAGIGRVHPSHDLDYSEWRNTVNVDLDGVFLIARESICEMLKTGGGTIVNTASMYGWVGSPGSAAYNAAKGGVVNLTRSLALEYAEQNIRINALCPGFIDTPIIPEESKQALAAATPLKRLGKAEEMAKAVLFLASDDSSYMTGSSLIVDGGYTAQ, from the coding sequence ATGAGGAAATTGCAGGACAAAGTAGCTATGATTACCGGCGGAGTATCTGGTATTGGGGCAGCAACAGCACGTTTATTCGTTTCAGAAGGAGCCAAAGTGGTTCTTGTTGATTTAAATGAGGACAAAGGAAAAACGTTTGAGGAAGAATTGAAAGCGCTTAATAACGAAGTCCTTTTTATAAAAGCCAATATTACGAGCGAAGAAGAAGTTGCAAATGTTTTTAAACAAACGGTTGAAGCGTTCGGCAAAGTCGATGTTGTCTTTAACAATGCGGGTATCGGCCGAGTTCATCCTTCACATGATTTAGATTACTCAGAATGGCGCAATACTGTAAATGTTGACTTAGACGGCGTCTTCTTAATAGCACGTGAGTCCATTTGCGAAATGTTAAAAACAGGCGGCGGTACGATTGTTAATACGGCATCGATGTATGGCTGGGTTGGATCACCTGGTTCAGCAGCCTATAACGCAGCTAAAGGTGGCGTGGTTAATTTAACTCGTTCACTTGCACTTGAGTATGCAGAGCAAAATATTCGTATTAACGCATTATGTCCAGGTTTTATTGATACGCCTATTATCCCGGAAGAAAGCAAGCAAGCTTTAGCCGCAGCCACACCGTTAAAACGCCTTGGCAAAGCAGAAGAAATGGCAAAAGCAGTGTTATTCTTGGCTTCTGATGATTCTTCCTATATGACTGGTAGCAGTTTAATAGTTGATGGCGGATACACGGCTCAGTAA
- a CDS encoding SDR family NAD(P)-dependent oxidoreductase: MTFPVLEGKVAIITGAAMGMGLATAKLFAEAKAKVVVADFNEEKGKAAVSEIEASGGTAFFVKVDISKSDQVQNMIAKTVEKYGRLDVAINNAAITPDNAPVAEFDEDYWNKLISIDLTGTALCMKYELQQMIKQGEGGSIVNISSVSGFRPQPNNIAYVAAKHGVVGMTKVAALENGDKNIRVNSVAPGAIDTPMLRGALEETGQTEEEFAPQLSLLGRFGQPEEIAQASLWLASDQSSYVTGTTIHVDAGYTSR; the protein is encoded by the coding sequence ATGACATTTCCAGTATTAGAAGGAAAAGTAGCCATTATCACAGGCGCCGCAATGGGAATGGGACTTGCTACAGCAAAACTTTTTGCAGAAGCAAAAGCAAAAGTAGTGGTAGCTGACTTTAACGAAGAAAAAGGAAAAGCAGCGGTTTCCGAAATTGAAGCAAGCGGAGGAACAGCATTTTTTGTAAAAGTTGATATTTCTAAATCTGATCAAGTGCAGAATATGATTGCAAAAACAGTTGAGAAATATGGGCGTCTTGATGTGGCCATTAACAATGCTGCCATAACACCGGACAATGCCCCTGTAGCCGAGTTTGATGAAGATTATTGGAATAAGCTTATCTCCATTGATCTTACAGGAACTGCATTATGCATGAAATATGAATTACAACAAATGATTAAACAAGGAGAAGGCGGAAGTATTGTTAATATATCATCAGTAAGCGGTTTCCGTCCTCAGCCAAATAATATTGCTTATGTTGCAGCCAAACATGGGGTAGTAGGAATGACTAAGGTTGCTGCACTTGAAAACGGCGATAAAAATATTCGTGTTAATTCAGTAGCACCTGGGGCAATTGATACTCCTATGTTAAGAGGAGCGTTAGAAGAAACCGGACAAACAGAAGAAGAATTTGCACCTCAGCTTAGTCTACTTGGTAGATTCGGACAGCCTGAAGAAATCGCACAAGCAAGCCTATGGTTAGCTTCAGATCAATCTTCTTATGTAACAGGGACAACTATACATGTCGATGCTGGTTACACTAGTCGTTAA
- a CDS encoding aldo/keto reductase yields the protein MQKVILNNGVEMPIIGFGVYQIEDANQCEQSVYDALAAGYRLIDTAAAYMNEEAVGKAIKRSGVPREEIFITTKLWIQDAGYESAKKAFAKSLERLQVDYIDLYLIHQPFGDVYGSWRAMEELYREGKIRAIGVSNFYPDRLVDLITHNEVVPAVNQVETHPFCQQIGSHNLMKENNVQIMSWGPFAEGRNNMFQNAVLASVAKKYNKSVAQVILRWLTQKEVVVIPKSVHKERIIENFDIFKFELSQEDMETIATLDTKESVFFSHRDPEFVKWIGNVKFDI from the coding sequence ATGCAAAAAGTAATCTTAAACAATGGTGTGGAGATGCCGATAATTGGCTTTGGTGTTTATCAGATTGAAGACGCCAATCAATGTGAACAATCCGTTTACGATGCCCTTGCCGCGGGCTATCGCTTGATTGATACAGCTGCGGCTTACATGAATGAAGAAGCGGTTGGAAAAGCAATCAAACGAAGTGGTGTGCCAAGAGAAGAAATATTTATTACGACAAAACTTTGGATTCAGGACGCTGGTTACGAGAGTGCAAAGAAAGCATTCGCAAAGTCATTGGAACGCCTACAAGTGGATTATATAGATTTATATTTAATTCATCAGCCATTTGGGGATGTATATGGTTCCTGGCGTGCTATGGAGGAATTGTATCGTGAGGGTAAAATTAGAGCAATTGGCGTTAGCAACTTCTATCCGGACCGCCTGGTTGATTTAATCACCCATAATGAAGTAGTTCCGGCAGTAAACCAGGTTGAAACGCATCCTTTCTGCCAACAAATAGGAAGTCATAACCTGATGAAAGAGAACAATGTTCAGATCATGTCCTGGGGTCCATTTGCTGAAGGAAGAAATAACATGTTCCAAAATGCAGTTTTAGCATCAGTTGCCAAAAAGTATAATAAATCCGTTGCTCAGGTGATTTTACGCTGGTTGACACAAAAAGAAGTAGTGGTGATTCCAAAATCTGTTCATAAGGAACGAATCATTGAAAACTTCGATATCTTTAAATTTGAATTAAGCCAAGAAGATATGGAAACCATTGCTACGTTGGATACGAAAGAGAGCGTGTTCTTTTCACATAGAGATCCTGAGTTCGTGAAATGGATCGGTAATGTTAAATTTGATATTTAA